The Armatimonadota bacterium nucleotide sequence AAACACATCCTGGACCTGGTGAAAAAGGGCTTCTACGACAAGCAGCGGGTGCACCGCGTCGAGCACTGGGTGGTGCAGTGGGGGTCGCCCCACAGCAAGTCGGGAGAGTTCTGGAAGAAGGACCCCAAGACTGGCGACTACGTGAAGGACAACTGGACGGGCCAACGCGCGGTCACCGACCGGGTCGGCGACGGCGGATCGGGCAAGAACATCGA carries:
- a CDS encoding peptidylprolyl isomerase → MVTLALAATFLPFAHGANPILQDDYMPAGPKIVFTMASGGSFTITTDPKNSPLTVKHILDLVKKGFYDKQRVHRVEHWVVQWGSPHSKSGEFWKKDPKTGDYVKDNWTGQRAVTDRVGDGGSGKNI